One region of Triticum aestivum cultivar Chinese Spring chromosome 6B, IWGSC CS RefSeq v2.1, whole genome shotgun sequence genomic DNA includes:
- the LOC123134874 gene encoding methionine gamma-lyase-like encodes MAHVLATAQPLALLKRPPPPKASFVDGNDKGPKARHGESESDPAVGLAVARHEFGEHGGVNMSIEASATFTVMEPEILRRLFTGELGPERDQLYIYSRHFNPTVLALGRQMAALEGTEAAYCTASGMSAISSVLMQLVGAGGHVVASRCLYGGTHALLSQFLPRTSGVHTTFVDMDDEVAVRSAMKPGETRVVFVETMSNPTLAVADIPMLARLACEAGAKLVVDNTFTPVVVSPARLGADVVVHSMSKFISGCADIIAGAICGPASLVKAMMDLQDGALMLLGPTMNAKVASELAGRLPHLPLRMQEHSRRAAEFATRMRLLGLQVRYPGLPDHPHHDRLSAMGNPGYGAGGMLCVDMGTEERANSLMYHLQNTTQFGLMAVSLGYYQTLMSCSGNSTSSEMAPDDRARAGISPGLIRMSIGYNGTLDQRWAQFERAVTLMKQETPSASASKLI; translated from the exons ATGGCTCATGTTCTCGCTACGGCACAGCCCCTCGCCCTCCTCAAGCGGCCACCACCACCAAAGGCCAGCTTCGTCGATGGCAACGACAAGGGACCCAAAGCCCGTCACGGGGAGTCCGAGTCGGACCCGGCGGTGGGTCTAGCCGTGGCGCGTCACGAGTTCGGCGAGCATGGCGGCGTGAACATGTCCATTGAGGCCTCAGCCACGTTCACAGTCATGGAGCCGGAGATCCTACGCCGGCTCTTCACAGGGGAGCTAGGCCCGGAGCGCGACCAACTGTACATCTACAGCCGCCACTTCAACCCGACGGTGCTAGCTCTGGGCCGGCAGATGGCGGCCTTGGAGGGGACCGAGGCCGCCTACTGCACGGCGTCCGGCATGTCGGCCATCTCGTCCGTGCTGATGCAGCTGGTGGGCGCTGGCGGGCACGTGGTGGCATCGCGGTGTTTGTACGGCGGAACCCATGCCCTGCTGTCCCAATTCCTGCCGCGCACCTCTGGCGTGCACACGACGTTCGTGGACATGGACGACGAGGTGGCCGTACGCTCGGCCATGAAGCCAGGGGAGACGCGGGTGGTGTTCGTCGAGACTATGTCGAACCCAACACTTGCCGTTGCCGACATCCCGATGTTGGCGCGTTTGGCGTGCGAGGCCGGGGCCAAGCTGGTGGTGGACAACACCTTCACCCCAGTCGTCGTCTCGCCCGCGCGGCTAGGCGCTGACGTCGTCGTCCACAGCATGTCAAAGTTCATCAGCGGATGCGCCGATATAATCGCCG GTGCGATCTGCGGTCCAGCGAGCCTGGTGAAAGCGATGATGGACCTGCAGGACGGTGCACTGATGCTCCTGGGCCCCACAATGAACGCAAAGGTGGCGTCCGAGCTTGCCGGGCGTCTTCCTCACCTGCCGCTACGAATGCAAGAGCACTCGCGCCGCGCCGCCGAGTTCGCCACTCGGATGCGCCTCCTGGGCCTCCAGGTTAGGTACCCTGGCCTTCCGGACCACCCGCACCACGACCGGCTGTCCGCCATGGGCAACCCGGGTTACGGCGCCGGCGGGATGCTGTGCGTGGACATGGGCACCGAAGAGAGGGCCAACAGCCTCATGTACCACCTCCAGAACACCACCCAGTTCGGCCTCATGGCCGTTAGCCTCGGCTACTACCAGACGCTCATGTCTTGCTCCGGGAACAGCACCAGCAGTGAGATGGCGCCCGACGACCGCGCCCGCGCCGGCATCTCTCCGGGCCTCATTCGCATGTCCATTGGGTACAATGGCACCCTGGACCAGCGCTGGGCGCAATTCGAGCGCGCCGTCACCCTTATGAAACAGGAGACTCCCAGCGCTTCCGCAAGCAAGCTCATATGA